CGTGACGAAGAAGATTACAAAGAATTTTGGGATAAAATGTATGCTGAATTCAAATTAACGTTGGATACATTGCTTGATGTTTCTGAGCAAAAAGAACTTCTGGATAGCAATAACGTAACAAAAGTTTCAATCAAAGTGCGTGAACGAATCGTTTTGCCTTTGATCACGATTCAGCAATATGCACTGCAAATGTTGGCAGAAGATCCTAAAACGCTACCAGTTGATGTTGAAACTTACAATCAGCTGATTATGCGCGCGATGTTTGGAATTATTAATGCAGCAAGAAATTCTGCATAATCTCATTTCATTTTTAAATAACAGTACTGTTAAATAAGCCAGGCAATTTATTTTGTCTGGCTTATTTTTTATGACCATATTAAGAAGAGCCCCTTTACAGTTTATAGTATAGCAAGTCAAACTCATTACGAGTATGATTTGAAAACCCAGAAAACATTAATCAAATGAGTAGTAAAACACTTAATTGTTTAAAATTTTTTCAATATTTACATTATAATTATTAGTAGACGAATAGTTAGGTAATTACTACTGCATTTTAATAATTCCTATTGAACATCTTAACATTTTTATAATGACGCACCGCTCCGATCACCGTGCTTATTTCTTCAAGATTGACACCACTATAAAGAAAATCCGTAATGCTTTACAAAAACAATTGATCGATGCAGGATTTGACCTGACCGTCGATCAGTGGGTTTTGATTGATCATATATACCGTGAACAGGGAATCAGCCAGAACGGTTTGGCCGAATTGACCTTTAAAGATCCGCCAACAGTAACCCGAATTATTGACTTATTGGAGAAAAAGGGATTGGTTGAACGCGGACTTGCCGTCGGCGACAGAAGAAAATTCAATCTTTTCCTGACAGAGAAAGGACAAACGATTTATAACGAAGCTTTTCCAATTGTTGCTGAAATCCGCAGAAAAGGTTGGGGAGATCTGGACGAGGCAGATTATCAGCATTTTG
The sequence above is drawn from the Dyadobacter subterraneus genome and encodes:
- a CDS encoding MarR family winged helix-turn-helix transcriptional regulator, whose translation is MTHRSDHRAYFFKIDTTIKKIRNALQKQLIDAGFDLTVDQWVLIDHIYREQGISQNGLAELTFKDPPTVTRIIDLLEKKGLVERGLAVGDRRKFNLFLTEKGQTIYNEAFPIVAEIRRKGWGDLDEADYQHFVRIMDSIYNNFS